Proteins encoded within one genomic window of Bos indicus x Bos taurus breed Angus x Brahman F1 hybrid chromosome 18, Bos_hybrid_MaternalHap_v2.0, whole genome shotgun sequence:
- the LOC113875915 gene encoding zinc finger protein 211-like, translated as MAVPALKDPGQSHVTFEDVAVYFSQEEWCLLDEAQIQLYLDVMLENFALVCMLGSWPGVGDEETPFEQSKSAGVSQIGSPRTDSSAEKVQPCKICILVLRNILHLTEEQGTNSGQKANTCGAHGKQFCFTADIQQHQKQHTRETLLQYIMGKLSFLKSCTIHASGSLSPYNEIGKEFVANLGVQPQAKNTRNQQNNSKECEVVFHSGKSHQSSGEGKKASSRTDILVQDERILTSEQSCEFTGGTHQSNHVQHQKGHIRGRSSECTECGKSFGQRKYLRIHRRIHTGERPYQCKECDKSFIYKNRFIGHQRIHTGERPYECTQCGKCFTHQSSFYVHQRIHTGERPYKCNECGKSFINNSNFHRHQRIHKGERPYTCNVCGKSFITLAGIRYHQKVHNREELYKGSDYETSFNQMHHLSSSRKIHTGEKPYECSECGKSFTASSSLWYHQRIHSGERPHECSECGKSFIVRLSLRNHQRVHTEERPYKCSECGKCFTSSSSLLRHQRVHNGERPYECSECGKSFTASYGLRYHQRVHSGEKPYECSECGKSFTASSSLRYHQRVHSGEKPYECSECGKSFTASYGLQYHQRVHH; from the coding sequence GTTCTTGGCCTGGAGTTGGGGATGAAGAGACACCTTTTGAACAGAGCAAATCTGCAGGAGTGTCACAGATTGGGAGTCCCAGGACAGATTCATCTGCTGAGAAGGTCCAGCCCTGTAAGATATGCATCCTGGTCTTGAGAAACATTTTGCACTTGACTGAAGAGCAGGGAACAAATAGTGGACAGAAAGCAAACACATGTGGGGCACATGGAAAACAGTTCTGTTTCACTGCAGACATTCAGCAGCACCAAAAGCAGCACACGAGAGAGACTCTTTTACAATATATTATGGGGAAACTCTCATTTTTGAAGAGCTGCACAATTCATGCATCAGGAAGTCTCTCCCCATACAATGAGATTGGGAAGGAATTCGTGGCCAACCTGGGAGTTCAGCCACAGGCCAAAAACACCAGGAATCAACAAAACAACAGTAAGGAGTGTGAAGTTGTTTTTCACAGTGGAAAAAGTCATCAGAGCTCGGGAGAAGGCAAGAAAGCTTCCAGCCGCACAGACATACTTGTTCAAGATGAGAGAATCCTCACTAGTGAACAGTCTTGTGAGTTCACAGGCGGCACTCACCAAAGTAACCATGTTCAGCACCAGAAAGGTCACATTAGAGGAAGGTCTTCTGAGTGCACTGAATGTGGGAAATCCTTTGGCCAAAGAAAGTATCTCAGGATTCATAGGCGAATCcacactggagaaaggccttatCAGTGCAAGGAATGTGATAAATCTTTTATCTATAAGAACCGTTTCATTggacatcagagaattcataccgGAGAAAGGCCATATGAATGCACTCAATGTGGAAAATGTTTTACCCATCAATCCTCTTTCTATGTACATCAaagaattcacactggagaaaggccttataagtgcaatgaatgtgggaaatcttttaTCAACAACTCCAATTTCCATagacatcagagaattcacaaaGGAGAAAGGCCTTATACCTGTAATGTATGTGGGAAATCTTTTATAACTCTGGCTGGCATCCGATATCATCAGAAAGTTCACAACAGAGAAGAGCTGTATAAAGGCAGTGACTATGAGACATCCTTTAATCAAATGCACCACCTCAGTTCCAGTAGGAAAATccacactggagaaaagccctatgagtgcagtgaatgtgggaaatcttttaCTGCTAGCTCTAGCCTTTGGtatcatcagagaattcacagtGGAGAAAGGCCTCatgagtgcagtgaatgtgggaaatctttCATTGTTAGGTTGAGTCTTCGCAAtcatcagagagttcacactGAAGAAAGGCCTTATAAGTGCAGTGAATGTGGAAAATGTTTTACTAGCAGTTCGAGCCTTCTTCGTCATCAGAGAGTTCACAATGGAGAAAGGCCTTatgagtgcagtgaatgtgggaaatcttttaCTGCTAGCTATGGCCTTCGGTATCACCAGAGAGTTCACAGTGGAGAAAAACCTTatgagtgcagtgaatgtgggaaatcttttaCTGCTAGCTCTAGCCTTCGGTATCACCAGAGAGTTCACAGTGGAGAAAAACCTTatgagtgcagtgaatgtgggaaatcttttaCTGCTAGCTATGGCCTTCAGTATCATCAGAGAGTTCACCATTGA